A single genomic interval of Adhaeribacter pallidiroseus harbors:
- a CDS encoding 2-hydroxyacid dehydrogenase has protein sequence MRVVFFSAKPYDKQFFENLNKAHHHELHFLDVPLHADTAVLARSFDVVCIFVNDEASLAVIQQLADLNVQLLALRSAGYNHVDLTAAQKFKIPVVRVPAYSPYSVAEHTLALVLTLNRKTHRAYNRIREGNFSLNGLMGFDLHDKTVGLIGLGKIGFAAARIFKGLGCRVLGYDVLQQPEGREIGLKYTDLATIYSESDIISLHCPLTPDTFHIVNKTTIAQMKRGVMLINTSRGALIDTIAVIEGLKHEQIGYLGLDVYEEEGDLFFADLSDKVIQDDVFTRLLAFPNVLITGHQAFFTQNALHKIAEVTLQNITAFAQKEPLPNAVK, from the coding sequence ATGCGGGTGGTATTCTTTAGTGCCAAACCTTACGATAAACAATTTTTTGAGAATTTGAATAAGGCTCATCACCATGAATTGCATTTCCTGGATGTGCCTTTACATGCCGATACGGCCGTATTGGCCCGCAGTTTTGATGTGGTTTGTATTTTCGTGAACGATGAAGCTAGTCTGGCGGTAATACAGCAACTTGCGGATTTAAATGTGCAATTACTAGCGTTGCGATCCGCCGGTTACAATCATGTTGATTTAACAGCCGCTCAAAAATTTAAAATTCCAGTCGTCCGGGTTCCGGCTTACTCGCCTTATTCCGTTGCCGAACACACCCTGGCTTTGGTACTTACGCTAAACCGGAAAACCCACCGGGCTTATAACCGGATACGCGAAGGTAACTTTTCTTTAAACGGATTAATGGGCTTTGATTTACACGATAAAACCGTTGGTTTAATTGGCTTAGGAAAGATAGGATTTGCCGCCGCCCGGATTTTTAAAGGGCTAGGCTGCCGAGTGTTAGGATACGATGTGCTGCAACAGCCCGAAGGACGAGAAATTGGTTTAAAGTACACGGATTTAGCCACTATCTACTCCGAGTCGGATATTATCTCCTTACATTGCCCGCTTACGCCAGACACCTTCCATATTGTAAACAAAACCACTATTGCGCAAATGAAACGCGGTGTTATGCTTATTAACACCAGCCGTGGCGCTTTAATTGATACAATAGCGGTAATCGAAGGTTTAAAGCACGAACAAATTGGCTATCTTGGCTTAGATGTATATGAAGAAGAAGGGGACTTGTTTTTTGCGGATTTATCCGATAAAGTAATTCAAGACGATGTATTTACCCGTTTGTTAGCTTTTCCAAACGTGCTGATAACCGGTCATCAAGCCTTTTTTACGCAGAATGCCCTGCACAAAATTGCGGAAGTAACTTTGCAAAATATCACCGCTTTTGCGCAAAAAGAGCCGTTACCTAACGCTGTTAAATAA
- a CDS encoding YicC/YloC family endoribonuclease gives MLKSMTGYGLAQRETDQYTICIEIKSLNSKSMDLSVRVPRFLADKEHEIRNVLTKCLVRGKVNLTVDFSRNRMAKARNSINTELLQMYYSELEMAADRIGANKNELFRLALQMPEVIQQGSGLEEEADVITWEEVQVILEEALQNFNNFRTDEGKALTTEIMTYIDRIRILLAEIDKQDPIRVEHIRNRLRTHLAEINTSELFNENRFEQEMIYFIEKLDIAEEKVRLINHLHYFTETVYLPEPTGKKLGFISQEIGREINTIGSKANDATIQRFVVEMKEELEKIKEQLNNIL, from the coding sequence ATGTTAAAATCAATGACCGGCTACGGCTTGGCCCAAAGAGAAACCGACCAATATACCATTTGTATTGAGATAAAGTCACTTAATTCGAAAAGCATGGACTTATCTGTGCGGGTACCGCGCTTTCTGGCGGATAAAGAACATGAAATCCGGAATGTACTTACCAAATGCTTGGTGCGCGGTAAAGTTAATCTTACCGTTGATTTTTCGCGTAACCGCATGGCCAAAGCCCGCAATTCTATTAATACCGAATTGTTACAAATGTATTACTCTGAGCTGGAAATGGCCGCCGACCGGATAGGGGCTAATAAAAATGAGTTGTTCCGGTTAGCACTGCAAATGCCCGAAGTTATTCAGCAAGGTTCCGGATTAGAGGAAGAAGCCGATGTAATTACCTGGGAAGAAGTGCAGGTAATATTGGAAGAAGCTTTGCAAAATTTTAATAATTTCCGGACAGACGAAGGTAAGGCCTTAACCACCGAAATTATGACTTACATCGATCGCATCCGGATACTACTGGCCGAGATTGATAAACAAGATCCCATTCGGGTAGAGCACATCCGGAACCGGCTTCGCACCCATCTCGCCGAAATCAACACGTCCGAACTTTTTAATGAAAACCGCTTTGAGCAGGAAATGATTTATTTTATTGAGAAACTGGACATTGCGGAAGAGAAAGTTAGATTAATAAACCATTTGCATTACTTTACCGAAACCGTGTATTTACCCGAGCCCACCGGTAAAAAGTTAGGCTTTATATCGCAGGAAATTGGTCGCGAAATCAATACTATCGGCTCTAAAGCCAACGATGCCACCATACAAAGGTTCGTGGTGGAGATGAAAGAAGAACTCGAAAAAATAAAGGAACAACTCAACAATATTCTTTAA
- the purQ gene encoding phosphoribosylformylglycinamidine synthase subunit PurQ translates to MKFGVVIFPGSNCDQDVIEVLSRTSQKPVARLWHKDHDLQNCDFIVLPGGFSYGDYLRSGAIARFSPIMQEVIAHANKGGYVLGICNGFQILTEAGLLPGALLRNIEQKFICKNVYIKPETNTLLPTRHLDMNKAYQIPVAHGEGRFFADTDTLKQLNDDEQVMFRYSDENGDTNACYNCNGSLESIAGISNAGKNVFGMMPHPERAADLELCNVAGLSIFESILDSVPA, encoded by the coding sequence ATGAAATTTGGTGTAGTAATTTTCCCAGGCTCTAACTGCGACCAGGATGTGATCGAAGTTTTAAGCCGCACATCGCAAAAGCCGGTAGCCCGCCTCTGGCACAAAGATCACGATTTACAAAACTGTGATTTTATTGTATTACCGGGTGGTTTTTCTTACGGCGATTACCTGCGTTCGGGCGCCATTGCCCGCTTTTCTCCTATTATGCAAGAGGTAATTGCGCACGCTAACAAAGGTGGCTATGTTTTAGGTATTTGCAATGGTTTTCAAATTTTAACGGAAGCTGGCTTATTGCCGGGAGCCTTATTACGTAACATTGAGCAAAAGTTTATTTGTAAAAACGTTTACATAAAACCCGAAACAAATACTTTACTACCTACCCGGCACTTGGACATGAACAAAGCCTATCAAATTCCGGTAGCGCACGGTGAAGGTCGTTTTTTTGCGGATACTGATACTCTGAAGCAGTTGAATGACGATGAGCAAGTGATGTTCCGGTACAGCGATGAAAATGGTGATACTAACGCTTGCTATAATTGTAATGGCAGCCTGGAAAGTATTGCGGGGATTAGTAATGCGGGTAAAAACGTATTTGGTATGATGCCGCACCCGGAACGGGCCGCTGATCTGGAATTATGTAATGTGGCCGGCTTATCTATTTTCGAATCTATTCTGGATAGTGTGCCGGCTTAA
- a CDS encoding TolB-like translocation protein, with protein MSSTFKHAFSFCWQKRFLLALSIFFLNLTAFAQNQIVGQEAFGKNRIQYKSFDWQFYSTQNFNVYFYTGGKQAAINTAEYAEKELKRITSIIGYYPYSKTTLILYNSIADMRQSNIGLNDDRYQTGGETMFLKNKVELAFDGTQTRFKKNISYNITMLLLNDMMYGGSLKEVLQSSYLLKLPDWFITGAATYITEGWNVDMDNYMRDMVLKTKSKKPEALFVRNQQLAGQAVWNYITERYGYTSIQNILNLTRITRDVEIGISSSLNIPYRRFVRDWNSYYLQMNSLPSSRLTTLDANRQLFRKNRKDNVYSEPVFTPNGTKLAYVENDRGQYEIKLYDIAKRRISNIKKGGYKTPDQQIDTKMPLLAWKSNTQLGIAEIKRGVVTLSSYYLDRRNFSISKTIKSILGKPDGALNQFTQILDMDYSEDGKMLVMSAVRDGKSDIYLYRGRKAEQITNDIYDDRNVVFMKGNAGLVFSSNRFLDSTGAVVPQFDKVVNNFDIYYYDLNKQGFAFKQLTRSISNEANPRPLDEQSFLYLGEETGVRSLYRYNLASGQNERVSAYLQNIRSYDYNQNNSLLTLVAADRDHDFVYLFPNFSFQPNPDFKTVRQQTLEQRSIRPVVTTPKETPQVTTAPTNTTAPLDSTQTNTTGDKGIAKDKAVDTRNYEFETDQQKPARPRSVTGARSGQTAPVPSTEAVQLAGPVKYDLRFSINKLITSIYQDPLMNFGIVAEVGMSDMFEDHRIRGGVFLVTDLRSSNFYTEYSNLKHRYDLRVSYQKQSIFNDYPTKQLRYSRHEFTPAIIYPLTHSLSVRLLPKFVHTKYTVTDIFTDPDSIMNFAGGGAEVVFDNSVTMGVNMYEGTRMKAGILALKGLDQKNESFNKFYLDFRHYQKVHRQIIFANRLTYGHYFGPSPNRFLLGGMDNWLFKSYDDDGPNIYKGTPPRPAELFFLQFATNMRGFKYNARNGTSALLLNSELRIPIVQYLLKDTPIGSGFFRNLQFTGFTDIGSAYTGVSPFNRKNSYNTQVLGGKQGEFNNNPFQATVVNYRNPFLFGYGVGARTTLLGVYGKADMAWGQENFKSTGPIIYLTLGYDF; from the coding sequence ATGAGTAGCACTTTTAAACACGCCTTTTCTTTTTGTTGGCAAAAAAGATTTCTGCTGGCGCTAAGTATCTTTTTTTTAAATTTAACAGCCTTTGCCCAGAACCAGATAGTGGGGCAGGAGGCTTTCGGAAAAAACCGCATTCAATACAAGAGCTTCGATTGGCAGTTTTACAGTACCCAAAACTTTAATGTATACTTTTATACCGGTGGCAAACAAGCCGCTATTAACACTGCCGAATACGCCGAAAAAGAACTAAAGCGCATTACCAGCATCATCGGCTACTATCCGTATTCCAAAACTACCCTTATTCTGTATAATTCCATTGCCGATATGCGCCAAAGCAACATTGGCCTGAACGATGACCGTTACCAAACCGGCGGCGAAACCATGTTTTTAAAAAATAAGGTAGAGCTGGCTTTTGACGGTACCCAAACCCGGTTTAAGAAAAATATTAGCTATAATATTACCATGCTGCTCCTCAACGATATGATGTATGGCGGCAGTTTAAAAGAAGTATTGCAAAGCAGTTATTTGTTAAAACTACCCGATTGGTTTATCACCGGGGCCGCTACATACATTACCGAAGGCTGGAACGTAGACATGGATAATTACATGCGCGATATGGTGCTTAAAACTAAAAGTAAAAAGCCCGAAGCCTTGTTCGTCCGGAACCAACAATTAGCTGGTCAGGCGGTGTGGAATTACATTACCGAGCGCTACGGGTATACCTCTATCCAAAATATTTTAAATTTAACCCGCATTACCCGCGACGTAGAGATTGGAATTTCCAGCAGTTTAAATATTCCGTACCGCCGCTTTGTACGGGATTGGAATAGCTACTATTTGCAAATGAACTCCTTGCCAAGTTCTCGTTTAACCACTTTAGACGCTAACCGGCAATTATTCCGGAAAAACCGCAAAGACAATGTTTACAGTGAACCGGTATTTACGCCGAATGGTACCAAACTGGCTTACGTAGAAAACGACCGCGGCCAGTACGAAATTAAACTTTACGACATTGCCAAGCGACGTATATCCAATATTAAAAAAGGCGGCTACAAAACGCCCGATCAGCAGATAGATACCAAAATGCCTTTATTGGCCTGGAAATCGAATACCCAATTAGGCATTGCTGAAATAAAAAGGGGAGTAGTAACTTTATCCAGTTATTACCTCGACCGGCGTAATTTTTCTATTTCCAAGACTATAAAATCGATTTTGGGTAAGCCTGATGGGGCATTAAACCAGTTTACGCAGATTTTGGACATGGATTACTCCGAAGATGGAAAAATGCTGGTTATGAGTGCCGTGCGGGATGGAAAGAGTGATATTTATTTATACCGGGGCCGCAAAGCCGAACAAATAACTAATGATATTTACGACGACCGGAATGTAGTTTTTATGAAAGGAAATGCCGGATTAGTATTTTCCTCTAACCGTTTTCTGGATTCAACCGGTGCGGTTGTGCCGCAGTTTGACAAAGTGGTTAATAATTTTGATATCTACTACTACGATTTAAATAAACAAGGTTTTGCGTTTAAGCAGCTTACCCGCTCTATTTCTAACGAAGCTAACCCCCGCCCGCTGGATGAACAAAGCTTTCTGTATCTGGGCGAAGAAACCGGCGTACGTTCCCTGTATCGTTATAACCTGGCATCTGGGCAAAATGAACGGGTATCGGCGTATTTACAAAACATCAGAAGTTACGACTATAACCAAAATAACAGTTTGCTGACGCTGGTAGCCGCTGACCGTGATCACGACTTTGTGTATCTTTTTCCAAACTTTAGTTTTCAGCCTAATCCAGATTTTAAAACGGTTCGGCAGCAAACCCTGGAACAACGCTCTATACGCCCGGTAGTAACTACACCTAAAGAAACACCACAAGTTACTACTGCTCCAACAAACACAACTGCTCCCCTGGATTCTACGCAAACAAATACTACCGGGGATAAGGGTATTGCCAAAGATAAAGCCGTAGATACTCGTAATTACGAATTTGAAACTGATCAGCAAAAGCCGGCCCGGCCCAGAAGTGTTACAGGGGCCCGTTCTGGCCAAACAGCACCTGTTCCATCCACCGAGGCAGTGCAATTAGCCGGACCGGTAAAATACGATTTGCGATTCAGCATTAACAAGCTAATTACCTCCATTTACCAGGATCCGTTAATGAACTTTGGTATTGTGGCCGAAGTAGGAATGTCGGATATGTTCGAAGATCACCGAATTCGGGGAGGCGTGTTTTTAGTAACCGATTTACGGTCGAGTAACTTCTATACCGAATACAGTAACCTGAAACACCGGTACGATTTGCGGGTGTCGTATCAGAAACAAAGTATTTTTAATGATTATCCGACTAAGCAACTACGGTATAGCCGGCACGAGTTTACGCCGGCTATTATTTACCCGCTCACGCATAGTTTAAGTGTTCGGTTATTACCAAAATTTGTGCATACTAAATACACCGTTACGGATATATTCACCGACCCAGACAGTATTATGAATTTTGCCGGTGGTGGTGCTGAAGTAGTTTTTGACAACTCCGTAACCATGGGTGTAAACATGTACGAAGGAACCCGGATGAAAGCTGGTATTTTGGCTTTGAAAGGTTTAGATCAAAAAAACGAAAGTTTTAATAAATTTTATTTGGATTTCCGGCATTACCAGAAAGTACACCGCCAGATTATTTTTGCTAACCGGCTTACCTACGGGCATTATTTTGGACCATCGCCGAACCGGTTTTTACTGGGTGGCATGGATAACTGGTTGTTTAAATCTTACGACGATGATGGTCCTAATATTTATAAAGGTACGCCACCCCGCCCAGCAGAATTATTTTTCCTACAATTTGCTACCAACATGCGCGGGTTTAAATATAATGCCCGCAATGGTACCTCCGCTTTGTTATTAAATTCTGAATTACGGATTCCTATTGTTCAATACTTGTTAAAAGATACGCCCATTGGTTCCGGATTTTTCCGTAATCTGCAATTTACCGGCTTTACCGATATAGGTTCTGCGTATACCGGAGTAAGTCCGTTTAACCGGAAAAATTCCTACAATACGCAGGTATTAGGCGGTAAACAAGGAGAGTTTAACAATAATCCTTTCCAAGCAACTGTAGTTAATTACCGGAATCCGTTTTTATTTGGTTATGGTGTTGGTGCCCGTACTACCCTGTTGGGAGTATATGGCAAAGCAGATATGGCTTGGGGTCAAGAAAACTTTAAGAGTACCGGGCCAATTATATACCTAACATTAGGTTACGATTTTTAA
- a CDS encoding NAD(P)/FAD-dependent oxidoreductase: protein MNYDFILVGHGLAGGILTRTLSQQGYTLAVFDTFKANSASRVAAGLINPLAGKRFAKSWLADKFVPFAIAFYQQIEKEFNVKIWQPLPIFKLFSSVEEQNTWMGKSSNPAIQEFIKQVHLNLPLSENINQEFGAIELAQSGYLDVPVLLDILLAALKPPHILINEDFELARLQINPDFISYKQDNNTITARKIVFCEGYQAINNPYFNWLPFSPNKGEVLDIKIEKFPTECIYNKAVYVLPFGTNGFKVGATYNWREVNEQPSAEAMTELQERTEQIIKKPFVITKQSVGIRPAVRDRRPLIGWHPTHPQIGIFNGMGSKGVMMAPYLASNFVASLNGAQLEPEADISRYLKFFKRI from the coding sequence ATGAATTACGATTTTATCTTGGTCGGGCATGGTTTAGCCGGCGGAATTTTAACGCGTACCTTGAGCCAGCAAGGTTATACACTGGCGGTTTTTGATACTTTTAAAGCAAACTCCGCTTCGCGGGTAGCAGCGGGTTTGATTAATCCGTTAGCGGGTAAACGTTTTGCCAAGTCTTGGCTCGCCGATAAGTTCGTACCTTTTGCCATTGCGTTTTATCAGCAGATTGAAAAGGAATTTAATGTAAAGATCTGGCAGCCGTTGCCTATTTTTAAATTATTTTCTTCGGTAGAAGAGCAAAATACCTGGATGGGTAAAAGTAGCAATCCGGCCATACAAGAATTTATTAAACAAGTTCATCTGAATCTGCCGTTATCCGAAAATATCAATCAGGAATTTGGAGCTATTGAGTTGGCGCAGAGTGGCTACCTGGATGTTCCGGTATTGTTGGATATATTATTAGCCGCCTTAAAGCCGCCTCATATTTTAATTAACGAAGATTTTGAGCTGGCCCGATTGCAGATAAACCCGGATTTTATTTCATATAAACAAGATAATAATACTATTACGGCCCGAAAAATCGTTTTTTGTGAAGGATACCAGGCTATTAACAATCCGTACTTTAACTGGTTGCCTTTTTCACCGAACAAAGGAGAAGTTTTAGATATTAAAATTGAGAAATTTCCAACGGAATGTATCTATAACAAAGCTGTTTACGTTCTTCCTTTTGGTACTAATGGGTTTAAAGTGGGGGCAACCTACAACTGGCGCGAAGTAAACGAGCAGCCTAGCGCCGAAGCCATGACCGAGTTGCAAGAGCGAACGGAACAGATTATTAAAAAGCCCTTTGTAATAACCAAACAATCCGTAGGCATCCGGCCGGCGGTCCGGGATCGGAGGCCTTTAATAGGTTGGCATCCGACTCACCCGCAAATAGGTATTTTTAATGGCATGGGTTCAAAAGGAGTAATGATGGCTCCTTATCTGGCAAGCAATTTTGTGGCTAGCTTAAACGGAGCCCAACTGGAGCCGGAGGCAGATATCAGCCGGTATTTAAAATTTTTTAAGCGTATTTGA
- a CDS encoding MBL fold metallo-hydrolase: MIVTRFTFNAFAENTYVLHDETKACLIVDPGCYDKSEQLLLSDFIKTQGLQVTRLINTHCHIDHVLGNKYVVDTYQVDFAIHEADLPTLRAQVVFAPRYGITNYEEQLPTHYLTENESVRFGNTELQVLFTPGHAPGHVVFYHEPSGQLIGGDVLFQRSIGRTDLPGGNYETLLKSIKTKLFPLPDATIVYPGHGPNTTIGEEKKHNPFLR, encoded by the coding sequence ATGATTGTAACCCGTTTTACTTTTAATGCTTTTGCCGAAAACACCTATGTTTTGCACGACGAAACAAAGGCGTGCCTGATCGTAGATCCCGGCTGTTACGACAAAAGCGAGCAGCTCCTTCTCTCGGATTTTATAAAAACGCAGGGTCTGCAAGTAACCCGGTTAATTAACACCCATTGCCACATCGACCATGTGTTGGGCAATAAATATGTGGTGGATACCTACCAAGTAGATTTTGCCATCCACGAAGCCGATTTACCTACTTTACGGGCCCAAGTTGTTTTTGCCCCCCGTTATGGAATTACAAATTACGAAGAACAATTACCAACGCATTATTTAACAGAAAACGAATCGGTACGTTTTGGTAATACCGAGTTACAGGTTTTATTTACGCCGGGCCATGCACCCGGCCATGTGGTTTTTTATCACGAACCATCGGGGCAATTAATCGGCGGCGATGTTCTGTTTCAACGCAGTATCGGCCGCACCGACTTACCCGGCGGCAATTACGAAACGCTGCTTAAAAGCATAAAAACAAAGTTGTTTCCTTTACCCGATGCTACTATTGTTTACCCGGGTCATGGCCCCAATACTACTATTGGCGAAGAGAAAAAACATAACCCTTTTTTACGGTAA
- the pssA gene encoding CDP-diacylglycerol--serine O-phosphatidyltransferase, producing MKKVIPNTITCLNLFTGCVAIFAAFQDSLVFAAWLVYLAAIFDFLDGMLARLLHAYSEIGKQLDSLADMVSFGVLPGVIMFKLMQKAIQTSDWASLVTMELFPFLAFIMIIFSALRLAKFNIDSRQTSSFIGVPTPANTLLISSLPLILENDLFQLHDLILNPVVLLVLTIGMSLLLVAEIPLFALKFKNLTWKDNSIRFIFILITIPLLFLLKFAAIPLVIVLYILLSLLKPSYS from the coding sequence ATGAAAAAAGTTATTCCGAATACCATTACCTGCTTAAATCTTTTTACCGGCTGCGTGGCTATTTTCGCCGCTTTTCAGGATAGTTTGGTATTTGCGGCCTGGTTGGTTTATCTGGCCGCTATTTTTGATTTTTTAGATGGCATGCTGGCCCGGCTCCTGCACGCTTACTCCGAAATTGGCAAGCAACTCGACTCCCTAGCGGATATGGTTTCTTTTGGGGTATTGCCCGGAGTAATTATGTTTAAACTCATGCAAAAAGCTATACAAACCTCCGATTGGGCTTCCTTAGTAACCATGGAGCTTTTTCCATTTCTGGCTTTTATCATGATTATTTTTTCGGCGTTACGTTTAGCAAAATTTAATATTGATTCGCGGCAAACTTCGTCGTTTATTGGCGTACCCACGCCAGCCAATACGCTTTTAATCAGCTCCTTACCACTTATCCTGGAAAATGACCTTTTTCAGCTCCATGACCTGATTTTGAATCCGGTGGTACTACTGGTGTTAACCATCGGAATGAGTTTGTTATTAGTGGCCGAAATACCCTTGTTTGCTTTAAAATTTAAAAATTTAACCTGGAAAGATAACTCGATCCGGTTTATTTTTATATTAATTACCATACCCTTATTGTTTCTTCTTAAATTCGCGGCTATTCCGCTTGTAATCGTTTTGTATATTCTTTTATCCTTACTAAAACCATCTTACTCATGA
- the purS gene encoding phosphoribosylformylglycinamidine synthase subunit PurS: MKFTAEIDIMPHAELLDPQGKAVMLGLEHLGLEQVADVRIGKHITLALEAENEAAAQEKVENACKKLLANLIMESYSYELTASQQ, encoded by the coding sequence ATGAAATTTACCGCCGAAATTGACATTATGCCGCACGCAGAATTATTAGATCCGCAAGGCAAAGCCGTAATGTTAGGGCTGGAACATTTAGGCTTAGAGCAGGTTGCCGATGTTCGTATTGGTAAGCACATAACCCTGGCCCTGGAAGCAGAGAATGAAGCGGCGGCTCAGGAAAAAGTTGAAAATGCCTGTAAAAAACTGTTAGCCAACCTGATTATGGAATCGTATTCGTACGAACTCACCGCCAGCCAACAATAA